Sequence from the Rhabdothermincola salaria genome:
GGCGAGGAAGCCGCTACCCGCGTCCTGAACGCCGTGCTCGATGCCGGCATCACCATGATCGACACGTCGCCCGACTACGGGCCGTCGGAGGAGTTCATCGGGGCGGGCATCTCGCACCGGCGCTCGGAGTACTTCCTCGCCAGCAAGTGCGGCTGCCAGGTCGATCCGCCGCCCCCGGCCGACAGCTTCCCGGCGCACGCCTACGACCGCCGCACCCTGCGCGGCGGCGTCGAGCAGAGCCTGCGACGGATGCGGACCGACCATCTCGACCTCGTGCAGGTCCACATGAGCCCATCGCGAGCGACGCTCGAGCTGCACGACTCGCTCGCCGAGCTCGAGGCGCTGCGCGACGAGGGCAAGGTCCGGTTCATCGGGATGTCGGGCACGCTGCCCGACATCGCCGACCACATCGAGATGGGCGTCTTCGACGCGTTTCAGATCCCCTACTCGGCGCTCGAACGCGAGCACGAGGACGTGATCTCCGCCGCCGCCAGTGGCGGCGCCGGCACCATCATCCGCGGTGGGGTCGCCCGTGGTGTCCCCGAAGCGCTCCCCGCCCAGTACGCCCGCCTCCCCGAGGAGATGCGGGCCCGCCTGGAGCAGTCCCTCGAGGAGCGCAAGGCCCGCTGGGCCGTCACCGAGTCCCGCCTCGACGACGTCCTCGAGGGGATGCCGCGCATGGAGTTCCTGTTGCGGTTCACCTTGTCGCACCCCGACATGGACACGACGATCGTGGGAACCTCCAGCGTCGACCACCTGGCGGCCAACGTCGCGGCGGCGGCCAAGGGACCCTTGCCACCCGACGTCTACGACGACGCCCTCCGCCGCCTCGCGTGAGTCGAGGAGTCAGCCGGTGGCCGCGTCGTGGATGGCGAACCGAACCCCGGTGAGCTCCTCGGATCGGCCCCACAGCTCCCGGGCGGCGGCGGGGTCCTTGGCCCGG
This genomic interval carries:
- a CDS encoding aldo/keto reductase, translated to MPDLPTDTLGRTGEVVTKLGFGAMELQARVGEEAATRVLNAVLDAGITMIDTSPDYGPSEEFIGAGISHRRSEYFLASKCGCQVDPPPPADSFPAHAYDRRTLRGGVEQSLRRMRTDHLDLVQVHMSPSRATLELHDSLAELEALRDEGKVRFIGMSGTLPDIADHIEMGVFDAFQIPYSALEREHEDVISAAASGGAGTIIRGGVARGVPEALPAQYARLPEEMRARLEQSLEERKARWAVTESRLDDVLEGMPRMEFLLRFTLSHPDMDTTIVGTSSVDHLAANVAAAAKGPLPPDVYDDALRRLA